In Streptomyces sp. NBC_00683, the DNA window GTGCGCGGCCCAGTCCATTCCTGCGAGCACCCCGGACTCGGTCCCGGAGCCGTTGTCGCCGAGCACCTTGCCGATCAGCAGCTTCGCGCCGGGAGCGACCCCCTTGTACTTCCCGCCCGATGCCGCGCCGGAACCGGCGATGGTGGAGGCGACGTGGGTGCCGTGTCCGTGGCGGTCGACCGCGTCGGCCGAGTCCGAGAAGTTGCGGGCTTCGTCGATCCGGTCCGAGAGGTCGGCGTGGGTGGCGTCGATTCCCGTGTCGAGGATGGCGACCTTCGTGCCCGAGCCGTCGTATCCGGCCGCCCACGCGGTGGGGGCCCCGATCTGCGGCACACTCCTGTCGAGGGTTGGGGTGACCTTGCCGTCGAGCCACACCTTCCGCACGCCGTCGGCCAGTCGCTTCGCCGTGGCACCGTCCTGCTTGTCGCGCAGCCCTGCCCAGAACTTCTGCGCCTGCTCCGGATCGACCGCTGCGGCCGTGGCCTTGATGGCCGGCAACCGCCGCACCTGCCTGGAGTTGGCCGGTGACTTCGCCGACGCAATGGAGTTCTGCACGATCAGAGGCAGATCCCGGCCGTCGGCGTACCCCTGCTCGATCAGCGCGCCGACCTCGAAGAGCCGCGGGTCCAGCACGCCGGAGTCCAGCAGTGGCCGGGCTTCCTCCGGGACGACAGTGATGTCCTTGCCGTGCTGGAGGATCGACGCGGTCCCGGTCGGGCTGTCGGAGTCGGGGGCGAACGACACCTGGCGGTCGACCCCGCTGCCGGTCACCACGACCCGGTCCCCGGTCACCAGTCGCACCGTATGGGCGGAGCTCGCCACCGCCGAGGGCTTGAGGACGGACACGGCCGGAACATCGTCCGAGGAAGCACCTGCCGGAGAGGCGAGGCCTGCGGCCAACAGAGCCGTCAGCACCGCCACGGCCGGCAGGGATCCCTGTCTGAAGGGTCTGCGCATTTCGAGGAAGCTCCTTCGCATCGGGTGGGCAGGTACGCAACTCTTCCAACCGTCACCCGCCGCGCATAGGTGAATCCGTGGCGCATGCACGTCACTGTCACGAGCACGCCAATGCACTCAACAGGACTCACCTGCAACGGAATTCATCCACGGCGATTCCAGAACCGACGGCGCCACCACCCCTCCGGGGGCGGTGGCACCGTCATGTCATGCCGCGTAGGTCAGCTGACGGGGATCGCCCGGGGAAGGGCGGAATCCACGGTGTTGCCGTGCTTGTCCTCGGCCGTCACGCGGACGCCCAGGAAGCCACCCGGCTTCAGCGCCGTGTGCGGTGCGAGGAACCGGTACTCACCGTCATAGCCGAGGATCACGACCTGCTGCCAGGTCGCGCCGTTGTCGGAGGTGACCCAGGCGCGGACCTTGCGCAGGCCGTCGACCGCACCGGTGACATCGGCCTTGACCAGCAACGGGAGGCCGGCGCGTGCCTGGTTCAGGTTGTTCAGCGGCGCGTCGAACGACACGTTGAGGAGGTTGACCGGTGTCGCTGTCTCACCCGTGCCGCCTGCGGTGAAGGTCCACTTGGAGGTGGCCTCGCCGCCCATCGGGAAGATCCCGGCGGAGGTGTAGGTGCGACGGAGTTCGTACGATGCCTTGTCGGCGTCCGCGAACGTCTTGTCGATCAGCGAGCCGCGGTCGGCGACCAGCGCGCCGTTGCGGTAGAGCTGACTCGTGGACTGGGTACGCTGGGGGACGTTGAAGTCGCCGAGCTGCGGGGCGAACCCCTTCGGGTTGACGGCGTCGTCCACCTTCAGCTGGAGGCGGGCACCCGCTGTCTGGCCCGTGGCACGCACCGAGAGCGGTCCGCCGAACCAGGTGTCCTTCGTGGAGGTTCCCGGCTTGTACGTGCAGTAGACCGGCGCGTAGTTCATCTCCACGCCGCCCTGGCTGCGGTAGCTGAACCGCAGCCACGTCCTGTCCTCGGCCTGGATGTACTCCGTGCGCTCGCGCGGGACGGTCAGGTAGGACGGCGAGGAGGTGTTGAGACCGTTCAGCCCGGTCCCGTAGACCGTGCTTCCCTCCTGGTAGCGGAGCTTCTCGTTCATCCCGCGGTACGTCGTGCGGACCTTGGCGAACTTCTCGATCTCGCTGCGGGTCAGTCGGCGCTCGGGGTTGTCAGCGACCTCGGTCCGGGCGTAGGCCGCGTCGTAGAGCACGGACGTGTCGCCCACGGTGGGGTCGCTGTCCGCGTCCGCGAGGCGCCAGCGCTCGTTGAACGCGACCTTGCCGAGGTGGGCCTCGGTGGTCGGAGTGATCCAGAGGGCGTCCTTGGGGAAGGCCCCGTAGGCGCCGCCGGCCAGCATGCTGTGACGGATGCCGTACTGGCCGTCGTCGGTGGTGCGGGACAGGTTGCCCATCATGAACTCGGGGCGGGTGTCCTTGCCTTCGACCGAGGCGGTCCAGCGACGGGCCCTGCGAGCGTCGAAGACGATCTCGTTCGTACCGGCCTTGAGGTCGGCGCTGACGATTGCGATCTGCTGGATGCCGTCGATGGTCATGCGGATCATGGCCAGGCCCATGTAGGTGCCCTCGGGGACCCGCAGGTCACGGGTTCCCTCGGCGCGGACCTCCGCGTTCAGCGAGGCGCCGCTCTCCGCGTTGAGCAGGGAGATCTGCGCGGGTGCGGGCTTTCCCGCACGGTCGAGCGTGGTGACCTTGACGGACTGTGCCCGGTCCAGGAGCAGCGGGATGCGCAGCGCCTGGCCACCGCCGTCGGGGAGCGCCGTCAGCGCGCCGCTGTACGTACCGGTCGGAGTGCCCGTGGCGTCGACGGTCAGGGTGACGTCGGCCGTCTCACCGGCGCCCACCGTCACGGAGGAGGCGGACAGCTTCAGCATGCCGTCCGGCGGAGGCGAACCGGCCGCGGCCAGCGTTCCCGTGAGGTTCAGGGTGACGGCATCGCTGCCCTTGTTGGTGAGCTTCACGGTACGGGTCGCGGTGTCGTCGGTGACGTCCAGGTGCCCGAAGTCGACGGCGCCGGTGTCGGCCACGACGGTCTGCTTGAGGGCGGCGGGAAGGTTCACCACGCCGGTGCCGACGTCGTACAGCGACTGACCGCTCTGCGGAGCCGTCGTGGTGCCCATCAGGGTGTGCTTGATCTGGTCCGGGGTCCAGTCGGGGTGCTCCTGCGCGAGCAGGGCCGCGGCGCCCGTGATGTGCGGGGCTGCCATCGACGTGCCGGAGAGTGCGGTGTACGCGGGGTCGGTCTGGACGGTGCCGAGGTTCGTGCCCGTGGCGCGTGCCGCGACGACGTTGACGCCGGGGGCGGCTATCTCGGGCTTGACCGTTCCGTTGAACGACGGTCCGCGGCTGGAGAACGAGGCGGTTCCGCCCGCGAAGTCCACCGCGGCGACCGACAGGGCGTGCGGGGCGATCGACGGGGCCGACACGGTGCTGATGTTGGGACCGTTGTTGCCCGCCGAGACCACGAACAGGGTGCCGGACGAGGTGGCCAGCGCTTCGAGCGACTGGGTGACCGGGTCCTGGCCGTTCGTCGGGCCGCTGCCCAGCGACATGTTGACGACCTTGGCGCCCTGCGCGACGGCCCACTCCATGCCGGCGATGACGGACGAGTCCGAACCGGACCCGTCGTCGCCCAGGACCTTGCCGACGATCAGGTCGGCGTCCGGTGCGACGCCGGAGCGTATGCCCGTCGCTCCTGCGCCGCTGCCGGCCACGGTCGCCGCGACATGGGTGCCATGGCCCTGCTTGTCGAGCGTGCTGCCGCTGCCCGAGAAGTCCTTGGCCTCGCTGATCCGCCCCGCGAGGTCGGGGTGGGTCTGGTCGGCGCCGGTGTCCAGCACGGCGACCTTGACACCCTTGCCCGTGCGGCCGGCCTGCCAGGCGCTGTCGGCGCCGATCTGGGTGAGGTTGCGGTCCAGCGCGTCGGCGTGCACCTTGCCGTCGAGCCAGATGCTCTTGACGCCGTCCAGCGCGTCCTTGCTGTCCAGGGCGTCGCCGACCTCGGCCGCGTCGTCCTTGTCGAGGACCGCCGTGCTCGCCCTGAGCGCGTGGAAGTCCCGCTTGGCGGGCATCAGTCCGTCGCTCTCGAGCGCTTCCGGACGGTCGGCGCCGGTGCGCCGCACGATCAGCGGGAGCGCGTCGACACGGGAGTCGTCGTAGCCGTCGCGGACCAGCCCGTCGACATTGAACAGCTGCGGGTCCAGGAGGGAACCGACCTTGCCGATCACATCGCTCGGGTAGAAGTACGCGTCGCCGTCGATGTCCGTACGGGCCAGAACCGTGCCCGGGGCGGAATCCGCCGCGGGCACCGCGCTGTACGACTTCCGGCCGTCCGGTGTGGTGGTGACCGTCACCCGGTCACCCGTGATCAGCGTGACCGTGTGGCTCACGGACGCGCCGAACGCGGCGGCGGTCGGCTCCGGGGCGGGCGTGGCGGTAGCCGTAGGCAGAACGGCGGGCGAGCACAGGGCGGCGACGGTGACCGCCGCCACGAGTCTGGCGCGAGCGAGGGGCTTCATGGGGACTCCGGCTTCGGGACGGGGAACGGTGTCGGTATGCCGTGCACGGGGGGCTCCGGCAGCTTGATGCGGTACGCACTCACATCGCCCGTCTCCTCCTCGGAGAGCAGAGTGGAACCGGTGAGCCGGCACCACCCACGGACGGAGGAGCGGACCTGAGGGTTGGCACTGTGCAGTTCCAGCACGCTGCCGAGCGGCAGCTCGCACCGGCGCCGCTCCAGCAGACCGAGGATCCGTGACCACGGTTCGCCGCCCGCGTCCACGACGGCACGGACCGAGTCATCCGGACCTGTCGCGTCGGACGACGCGGCGGGCGAGGCAGGACACATGGGCAGTTCATCCTCGGTGGGGCGGGAGCGGGCACACACCCCGCGGTTCGGGGTTGGCCAGACCGTAGGCAACCGTCGTTACCCGCGAATTACCCGCCGGAGGGGCACCTCAGCACCGGGTGCGGCCTTGCTGCCGGGCACCT includes these proteins:
- a CDS encoding S8 family peptidase; the encoded protein is MKPLARARLVAAVTVAALCSPAVLPTATATPAPEPTAAAFGASVSHTVTLITGDRVTVTTTPDGRKSYSAVPAADSAPGTVLARTDIDGDAYFYPSDVIGKVGSLLDPQLFNVDGLVRDGYDDSRVDALPLIVRRTGADRPEALESDGLMPAKRDFHALRASTAVLDKDDAAEVGDALDSKDALDGVKSIWLDGKVHADALDRNLTQIGADSAWQAGRTGKGVKVAVLDTGADQTHPDLAGRISEAKDFSGSGSTLDKQGHGTHVAATVAGSGAGATGIRSGVAPDADLIVGKVLGDDGSGSDSSVIAGMEWAVAQGAKVVNMSLGSGPTNGQDPVTQSLEALATSSGTLFVVSAGNNGPNISTVSAPSIAPHALSVAAVDFAGGTASFSSRGPSFNGTVKPEIAAPGVNVVAARATGTNLGTVQTDPAYTALSGTSMAAPHITGAAALLAQEHPDWTPDQIKHTLMGTTTAPQSGQSLYDVGTGVVNLPAALKQTVVADTGAVDFGHLDVTDDTATRTVKLTNKGSDAVTLNLTGTLAAAGSPPPDGMLKLSASSVTVGAGETADVTLTVDATGTPTGTYSGALTALPDGGGQALRIPLLLDRAQSVKVTTLDRAGKPAPAQISLLNAESGASLNAEVRAEGTRDLRVPEGTYMGLAMIRMTIDGIQQIAIVSADLKAGTNEIVFDARRARRWTASVEGKDTRPEFMMGNLSRTTDDGQYGIRHSMLAGGAYGAFPKDALWITPTTEAHLGKVAFNERWRLADADSDPTVGDTSVLYDAAYARTEVADNPERRLTRSEIEKFAKVRTTYRGMNEKLRYQEGSTVYGTGLNGLNTSSPSYLTVPRERTEYIQAEDRTWLRFSYRSQGGVEMNYAPVYCTYKPGTSTKDTWFGGPLSVRATGQTAGARLQLKVDDAVNPKGFAPQLGDFNVPQRTQSTSQLYRNGALVADRGSLIDKTFADADKASYELRRTYTSAGIFPMGGEATSKWTFTAGGTGETATPVNLLNVSFDAPLNNLNQARAGLPLLVKADVTGAVDGLRKVRAWVTSDNGATWQQVVILGYDGEYRFLAPHTALKPGGFLGVRVTAEDKHGNTVDSALPRAIPVS
- a CDS encoding sulfurtransferase TusA family protein, whose amino-acid sequence is MCPASPAASSDATGPDDSVRAVVDAGGEPWSRILGLLERRRCELPLGSVLELHSANPQVRSSVRGWCRLTGSTLLSEEETGDVSAYRIKLPEPPVHGIPTPFPVPKPESP